TGCAGCTTATTTAATAACTAAGTTTTAGCTAGCAGTAACGTCTTGggatgatcatgatgatatgTATATTAGGTTGGTGAGGCTCTGTCCATGTCCTTATCTGAATGAGAGTTCATGTGTGAGATCAAGTCTCGTGCATCTCCTGGACTGTGAGATGTGAGTTAGGCTGGACTGTCACTAGAACTGGGTTTAACACAATAAGCCAAACTTTCTTTGAAGTTAATGCAGGCAAGTGATGGCATGGTTTTTGTTATCCGTTAGTTGAGTTACATTTTGATACGAGTATAAAAGGATATTTATAACTGTAAAAGAGGTGTGTAACGGGCACATCACAATGGAtacttatataataatataagcaAGGGGCGAGTAGATTGGTATATGGAGAGCACCCACTTTggttttttgaggaaaaaaaaaatctgttcttGGGATTTGCGTGTTTGATTTCTTGAATACTTGATCCTGAGGACTGCTGGAACCTTATTTGCAAAGCGGAAGCAACACAGTGTGTAACATATGGTTTGATAATCATTGGGATTTTGTGTATCTTTAAggaattatgttattatttgatgaaaaggaaatgatgaaGGCTCTTGGTGTGGAATTTATATCAATGAAACAGTGATAATCATCAGAATCCGAAATTTTAACTGACTGGATTATATATTCTCGCTGTTCCACATGCTTTGTCCAACcaaaagtttatgttttggcGCCATAATCTGGAAGCTATTTGATTGCTGATCATTTATAAACAGTGAGGTGATCAAAACCAGTTTCTTGATCATCTCAAAGTAATGCTATTATTCTGAGgctttaaaatttatttagcAGTAAATCTAAAGTAGTTATCTTGATTATAGTTTTTTAAGTAGTTATCTTGATTAtagttttttctttgctttatttTCGAAAgttttttgctatgaataatgATTTTTACAATGGAAGATTAGTGAATTTACTTTATCATATTCTTCTTGTAGTTATGTTCAAGATAGAGATGAATCCAAATCTATATCTGCAATATAATCTAATCTGATACTTTGGTTAGAAGTATATTAATGATTTGCATTTATCATATTACAGGGTGCATACACAGGAGTTTGTTCACAGCAGCATGTACCTAGTTACAAGAACAACATTGATAAGTTCAGGGCTGAAAAGGTTGATTCTGTAATTTGTGTTGCCGTTAATGATCCATATGCCATAAATGCCTGGGCAGAGAAACTTGAAGCCAAAGATGTTGTAAGCTTATCCTGAAGTCTCATCCCCTTGCCGTCCAAATAACCAACTTTAACGTATTTTGAGTTGCTTGTTTTCTGCCAAGTATTTAATTCCATTTGTATCTTCACTTGCATTTGAAGCTCTACGTAGTTAAGTTTCGTATCTCCCGCTTTCTCAATTGTTGTGCTTGTGACTTAGTTGACATGCTTGAACGATCACTTCACCTAAATTTGTCAGTTTCTTTTCACATAATGTGTTCAGCAGTctaataatacaatattatagTTGATGCTGCTTTATTAGGATGGTGATATTGTAGCTCACTTTTTCATCTGAAGCAATAATAAGTAGCTGGAAAAATACACTTTTCACCCTCCAACACTCACTTTGCAATGTGCTCCTTCAACTATTAAAACTGACTCGTTGCACCCTCCAACTACCATATAATGTGCACCTTCGCTaaaattcaattgtttttttttttttggctaaaatTCAATTGTTAATATTGTATTCTGTTACttattttcacatatttttcatcaatattACCAGTCAGAAGTGGATGAGAGTGATATTTGGTAATCAATGGGAATCAGAGAGTATAAAGTGTCAATTTTGGTAGTCTATGGCAAACATTTGTATTTTCCTCATAATTAGATGTGCTGATATGCCTTGAAGTAACATGGTCtgtttttcaaatatttggtttGATAGATTGACTTTTATGGGGACTTTGATGGAAGCTTCCATAAGAGCTTGGGATTGGAGAAAGACCTATCTGCTGCTTTACTTGGACCTCGCTCTCAAAGGTATAACCCCTGTATCATATACTTTCTTGGAAatcatttcaaatgaaatggagAGATCCTTGTTCATTCAACATAGGCAAGAATGGTTGGCGGGTTTTACACTAAGATTGTTAAACTTTTAAGACATTGCTACTGTTCTGGTGTAGATGGTCTGCATTGGTGGTCGATGGGAAAGTTAATGTTCTTAATGTTGAGGAAAATCCGTCCGACTTCAAAGTTTCTGGTGGGGAGCATATCTTGAAGCAGATATGAAGctgcttcttcattttttttttctgcatgcAATACAAGATGAGACTGAATCTTTTGTGAACTTGTATATCTAATCTGTTACCCCAATGACACATCGGGGAGGACGGGGTAATAAAACTCATAAAGTGGTCTCTGGCATTTCAGATGTTTTCCAAAGATATCTTGGATGTATTATCTTCTCCCTTTTATCCTTGTTTATCGGATATAAGGTGTGGTTCTCCTGCTTCGTGACAAGTTTTtctctacaaaaaaataaaaaaataaaataaaaaataataataataggttttgtttgggtagtgaggtattctcagatattctgtaaatagtagtaaaaagtaataataaaataatgaataatagtgaagtatTCTGAAAATGTAATCTCAGTATCCAAACTAGGCTTTAAGTTTACCACTACAGGATGTGAGTTTTCAAGTGTGCTACATCACTCATTTACGTTGTGTGCTGCACTGATGGTACTTGTAGTTTCCTCCTCCACTTTGATATTTCTAATAGGAGTGCATTCCACGTAAAAGTTGCAACTTAAGGACCTCATGCTTTCTTTTGTTAGGAGGACATACCAATTGAACTACAAGTCAACGGGTAAGAATGATAAATTAGTAACGTTTAAACGAGTAAACATATAATAAACTAGAAAGGGAAAAATTCATCTATTGGTTTCCTGGATTTTTTCCAAATGTGTCGCGAGgatgtatttttcaaaaaaataaaatcccttTGAAAGAGCataagagcattaacattggattcatcattttcatttttacaatttgatgaaaagtacatatttttcataaatccaaaacttctctatccataaccccacattggattagctattagattcatcaaaataataatataatattatttttttaataataatatttttaatttatttttttcatattttacaattatattaactatatgttaattaataatttaatttgatacttcaattattatttctcaacttaaatatattttgactcaaacttgagaaataataatttaagtaaataaaataatagttatagagtgtgaatagtgagtcttcaaatttgaaaatgaagggAAATGTATTGTAGCTAAAAGCTTGAATCTAATGCTAggattttaaaactaaaatcatcaaattttgaagatttgactcatttgatgagtctaatgctagtgctctaaCTGCAAGTTTCTCTCtcaagataaagaaaaaatgtacTTCGCTTGACCactcataattatatctaacattattcctAGCAAACCCTAAGGGGTTAGTCCAAGTAgggaaggccttggtcttgagGTATTACTCCCTTTAATGTCTAAGGTTTAACACTTTATaagtgtaaataattttttaagaccATACTTCTTAGTGAAAAGCTAACGATTTAATcagttttgtataaaaaaaatttcgtgaAATCAGAATTTACTCCGCAAGAGTAATCCGAAGGGTTGCCTGAGGTTCGGGCTTTGATTTGGAACTCATATATTGGACTTGAAATACGGTCcgtatgaataaaatatttatttgcttTAGGGAAAAATATATCGATCTGCCGACCACTACAACCCCCCACAGTCCACAGGTCTTATTGGGCCTCATCTctgtctctcgctctctctaaCCCAGCGGCAAAATCTCCTAAAGAAaaacccctaaaccctaacgGAGAATTGAACCGCATAATTGGCTGTGCAGTTGCTAATGGCTAGTGGAGGATCGGATGTGGATGCTCTGAACCAAGCCCTAACCTCCGCCCATATTTTCGAAGGGAAGCAGCGGCAGCAGCTGCTGCAACAACCTGATCTTAACCATAAGGGCGTTGACGCGGAGGAGGAAAACGGTGCTGGCTTAGAGATCACTTGCTTCAGTGACGTCTTCAATGACGTCcctcttcattttcaaattctccGACTTCCCAAACAGGTCCTCCATCGATTTCTCCGACCCCTTCTGTTTGGCTATAATTTTACTAATCGATGAAGCTGatcatcattttgtttttacgAACTTCCGTCAGTTTTCGAGAATTTTTTGATTGAGTATTTAGCTGATGATGCTGTGTAATTTGTCCAaattgcttttttgttttttttttacttagcaTATTCATACTTCTAACTCTTATTGATACCAATtctttatttatcttatatCTTTAATGGGTTTCTATTTACCTTGTTGGAAAATGATGTTGAGTGTAGATATATGTGTGGATCGGTTGCAGCTCTGCCAAATTAGGAAACTTATACGCAGCTGCGCCTACACGTCCTGTGAGTAGTTAGACcttgttatttgattttatattttggtCTCTGCGTATCATTGAAACAAAGTTTCCTTCTTTTGGATGAAGGATTCAGCTTCCTACcgatgaacatattgagcatgaTGCACATTTTATGctcataaattataatcatcGTAACTTAACGTTGTGTTTCGCTATTTGGCGACTTAAACAGAAGGATACGGTTAGTGTTACTTCCATACTTGGAGGAACTTCTGATAATACAGGAACAGGAATTGCTCGACGATTAGGTAAGTTTAGAATTTTTATGTGATGTCTCTATGATCTTATGTTTTTGGTGCGTGGACTAACGTGCAATACTTTTGTTAGTGTTGAAGACTGGTCTTAATGTAATCCTGGCTTCCAATATTCCAAAGAATAGTCCTATGCTTGAGGtttgcctccctctctctctctctctctctctctctctctctctctcactcactcacacacacacacacacacacacacacagacccACAATTGGTGTAAATATACTTTGGGGCAAATTCATTTTTGCTCCTCAAAACTGGGGTTTCCATTTTTCCATTTTGGCCCTTTTACCATACTTTGCAATTTGTTTCAATGTTTATCTTCGAATAGCCTGCTTTCAGTTTTGACCAACACCGAGCATCTGATTCACGTTTTGCTGTTATGCGTCTCTCACTGTATAATATCTCCTCATGAGGCCATAAGTGAGAGATGCAGAGTGAAAAGACAGAAATTTAGTCGCACGTTGTAGGGAAGTGACCGTTGGGTTGAAGGTTTTCATTGAAACAAATTGCTCAAGTTTTGGGACCAAATAGAAACCAGAAAGTTTTAGCTAGTTAAATGTGGTTTGCCATATGGGTTTTATTAGTTTAGTTAATACATCATTTGGCTGTATGAATTGGATCTCCTAGAGATTTGTCTACTGATCTATTTCTTCTCTTCTCAGGCAGAAGCTGAGAAGCTGTTGGTACAAAAGCTAATCCACCTGGGTTACACGAGACAGAAAGCAGAACAATCGTCCTCATAGCAAGGGGTCGCAAACCTGCTTGACATGAAACATGCATTCCATGGTTATAGCAATTCAGTTGGCCTGATCATCCACACTATAGTCCAAAAAATCAACAGCCAAGAGTATTAAGAGATGGAGCGTTCTCTTTCATTCTCTCTTGGATTCTTATTTATGGCTTCAAATGCTATGTAAAATTTATTGGAGTTAATGGTCCGCGGGACATTGAAGCATTCCCTTGGTGAGGACAACGAAAGAATATTTTTACAGTTCAGGTTCAATATATAAATGCGATGGAAAATATGGAAAAACTCTATCCATTGAAGCATCTTGATCCTTGTAGTTGTAGCCTGCGTGCCCGATTTTATTCTTCTCCTCACGCCCTCTCTCCCCCTATCTAAACAACTGTCTGAATATGGGAATTGTATAAGTTACTGAAGAGTTTGCTATCGCCCTAACAAACCGTGTCGCCTTTTGTGATCGGAGGTGAATCTTGCAATTGAAAAGGGAAGACTGCTACGCTCGTCTTGTCGGCTTCACCGAGTGTACGTGGAAGAGGAGGCCACCTAGGCGTAACGCGTTAAT
Above is a genomic segment from Juglans microcarpa x Juglans regia isolate MS1-56 chromosome 1D, Jm3101_v1.0, whole genome shotgun sequence containing:
- the LOC121239580 gene encoding peroxiredoxin-2F, mitochondrial isoform X1, encoding MASIILKRTSFSSMKSMAGCIRTGATSFGAFAAKVEAGTDIVAAAPDVSLQKARTWDEGVSSKFATTPLKDIFRGKRVVIFGLPVSYSVSGAYTGVCSQQHVPSYKNNIDKFRAEKVDSVICVAVNDPYAINAWAEKLEAKDVIDFYGDFDGSFHKSLGLEKDLSAALLGPRSQRWSALVVDGKVNVLNVEENPSDFKVSGGEHILKQI
- the LOC121239580 gene encoding peroxiredoxin-2F, mitochondrial isoform X2, which produces MASIILKRTSFSSMKSMAGCIRTGATSFGAFAAKVEAGTDIVAAAPDVSLQKARTWDEGVSSKFATTPLKDIFRGKRVVIFGLPGAYTGVCSQQHVPSYKNNIDKFRAEKVDSVICVAVNDPYAINAWAEKLEAKDVIDFYGDFDGSFHKSLGLEKDLSAALLGPRSQRWSALVVDGKVNVLNVEENPSDFKVSGGEHILKQI
- the LOC121240366 gene encoding uncharacterized protein LOC121240366 isoform X1 produces the protein MASGGSDVDALNQALTSAHIFEGKQRQQLLQQPDLNHKGVDAEEENGAGLEITCFSDVFNDVPLHFQILRLPKQIYVWIGCSSAKLGNLYAAAPTRPLPTDEHIEHDAHFMLINYNHRNLTLCFAIWRLKQKDTVSVTSILGGTSDNTGTGIARRLVLKTGLNVILASNIPKNSPMLEAEAEKLLVQKLIHLGYTRQKAEQSSS
- the LOC121240366 gene encoding proteasome assembly chaperone 4 isoform X2 codes for the protein MASGGSDVDALNQALTSAHIFEGKQRQQLLQQPDLNHKGVDAEEENGAGLEITCFSDVFNDVPLHFQILRLPKQIYVWIGCSSAKLGNLYAAAPTRPKDTVSVTSILGGTSDNTGTGIARRLVLKTGLNVILASNIPKNSPMLEAEAEKLLVQKLIHLGYTRQKAEQSSS